A genomic segment from Roseofilum capinflatum BLCC-M114 encodes:
- a CDS encoding DUF433 domain-containing protein — protein MQIRDYFNFLAPDDIRIKGSRIGIESVLYEYIYRAKTAEEIAQQFETITLEEIYATILYYLHHKEEVSAYLADWLEFCRQQREAQQQNPSPARQRFRQLKAKAEVRILMS, from the coding sequence CTTCAACTTTCTTGCCCCTGATGATATCCGAATCAAGGGCAGTCGTATCGGCATTGAAAGTGTTCTTTACGAGTATATTTATCGTGCCAAAACTGCCGAAGAAATTGCCCAACAATTTGAAACCATTACCCTAGAAGAGATTTATGCCACTATTCTTTACTATTTACACCACAAAGAAGAGGTGAGTGCTTACTTGGCAGATTGGCTAGAGTTTTGTCGTCAACAACGAGAAGCGCAACAACAAAATCCTTCTCCTGCACGACAGAGGTTTCGCCAATTGAAAGCAAAAGCCGAAGTTAGAATTCTAATGTCTTGA